GCACCTCACCCGTGAGCACGCAGATGAGCGCGTCCGGGTCGCACTTCACGGGGAACAGCGGGTTGATGCCGGAGCCGCGCAGCCGTCCCGCGTCGTAGTCCGCGTACGGGTCGCACAGCGTGTCGTCCGGCAGCTTCGTCTTGCTGTTCTGGCACTTCACCACCGGCCAGATGCCCTTCACGGTGTACTCGGCGCTGCAGCCGTTCTCCGAGTACCCGAGGTCCGCGGTGAACTGCGTGCCCGGAATCTCCGGCGTGTTGTAGATGCGCAGGTTGCTCCACGAGTAGACGAAGTCCTGCTCGGGCAGCAGGCCGCCGTCGGGCGCCGCGGACGCGGGCACCTCCAGCCGCGTCTGCGTGAGCTCCGGCACCGAGCAGAAGTGGTCCGCCCCCGGCGTCGCGGAAGCGAAGGAGCCCACCGCGGTGGCGGACGCCTTCGAGTCCTCCGTCAGCCGGGACGCGAAGTCCTCCATCAACTTGCCCAGCCGCGCGCTGCGCACGCCCACGGTGTCGGGCCCGGCCGGGTCCGGGTTGAAGAACTTCTGCAGCCCCAGCGGCTCCGGCTTGAGCCGCGCGCAGACGGTGTCCGGGTTCTGGCCGGGCTTGAGCTGATACGACGCGGCGAACGAGCCGGTGGAGCCGTCCGACACGGCGCGAGCCACGACGCACTCGGGCTCCGGTTCACTGCCGCACGCACCCACGGCGACGGCCGCCGCCGCGAGCCCTGCACTCACTGCCATCCAACGAAGCTTCATCGCGGGAGTCCTCATGGGCTTGGGCCTAGAAGCTGAGCTTCGCGCCCAGGCGGATGGAGCGCGGGGCCTGGTAGGCGGTGGGCCGCTTGAAGTTGGGGTTGATGTCCTGCACGCCGATGGGCAGCCCCGTGGCGGTGGAGATGACCTTGCAGTTGGGGTTGTTCTCGCGGAGGCAGGCGGTGAGGTCGTCCGGCTTGCCGCCCTGCTCGATGGCGTACACGCGCGTGGTGGTGAAGGTCTGGTCCACGTCCGTGTACTGCTGGAAGTTGAAGAGGTTGAACACGTCCAGGGACACCGTGAGGACGTAGTCCTTCACCAGCCGCTGGTTGAGGCCCACGTGCCCGTCCACGCCGTGCACCCAGGGCAGCCGGCCCGCGCTGCCGCGCGGCAGGATGAACGTCTCCGAGCCGCTGCGGCGCGGGTGCGCGCCCAGGTAGTTGAGCGGCGTGCCGGAGCGCGCCCGGTAGTTGCCGCCCACGTTGATGCTGGTGGACGGCCCCAGCACCAGCTCCTTCGCGGCGAACACCTTGAAGGAATGCGTGCGGTCCCCGGGCAGCTGTCCCTCGCGGTTGACGGTGAGCGACACCAGGTCGAAGTCGCGCGTGAGATTGGGAGACAGCTGGCCGGTGTCCGCGCGGAACAGGCCGGAGTAGTTCCCGCGCAGGTTGGCCCAGGTGTAGCTGGCCTGGGCCAGCCACCCGTTGGTGAAGGCGCGCTGGAAGTAGAGGTTCACCGCGTCGTACTCGCGCCGCGCCACCGGGAAGTCCGTGGAGTAGCCCTTGCCCGGGTTGCCCAGGAAGAAGGTGCTGCCGTCGTCGCGGCTCATGTCCTCGATGACGTCGTTGAGGTAGCGCCGGGTGTACGTGGCGCCCAGGCGGCTCGCGGTGAAGAGCTCGTACTCACCGCCCACCACGAACTCGTCCGCGGACTGGGCGCGAATCTGGGGGTCCACCGGCACGCGGTCGCCGCCCTGCGCGTCCCACAGCTGGTTGGGGCTCTCGCGGTTGCCAATGGGCTGGCGGTTGGCGTTCTGGGTGCAGTCCCCGAGCAGCGAATCCTCACGGGACGGATGGCACGGGGGCGAGTCGTAGGTGGCGGAGAGCAGCTGCTGCTGCGGGAAGGACAGGTCCGCCATGTCCAGGGGGACGTTCTCGAAGAAGCGCGCGTAGTTGGCGAAGAGCTTGGCGCGGCCACTCTGCGTCGGGTCGTAGATGACGCCCAGGCGCGGGGACCACTGGTTGGGCAGGTGCAGGCCCACCTCGCCGTCCAGGCCGTAGATGGTCTGCACGTCGTAGCGCAGGCCCACGTTGACGGTGACCTTGTCCATGACGGACCAGCTGTCCTGGAGGAAGCCGCCCACGGTGGTGGACGTGGAGGTGCCTTCCTTGTTGGGCAGGAACACCGGCAGGTCCGGGGCCGCCAGGTAGCCGTACTGGTTGAGGGTGAAGAAGCAGTCGCCGCCGGTGCACTCCTGCCAGTGCGTGAAGCCGGTGCGCGCGCGGTTGTTGTAGAAGCTCATCCGCTCGATGTCCGCGCCGGCCTTGAGGATGTGGTGGCCCAGGGCCTCCAGCAGGTACGTGCCCATCACCTTGCCCTGCACGCGGTCCAGCCGCTGGACGCTGATGGTGCCGGGGCCGCCCGTGGAATAGCCCGTCACGGGGCAGCGCAGCCGCTGCT
This DNA window, taken from Corallococcus coralloides DSM 2259, encodes the following:
- a CDS encoding TonB-dependent receptor: MVVLWGAGAWAQGNSVITGTLTNALDKKPLVDVVVTATSAQLQGERTVLTDKSGLYRIPQLPPGTYTLRFEAQGYQPYARDGILLRIDRTIRFNAELAPDNLSSDIEVVGAPPTLDVGSSAAGVTVDQDFIRNIAVIRPGTKGSASRSFEGLAELAPGATEDRYGVSISGSSSPESQYVVDGLSVNDPGVGTLGTPLSVEFVKEVNIITGGYMPEYGRSTGGVLNVVTKSGSNEFHGSVFANYAPGAFQTSGKEILREGSVISAQGSAHNLGDFGFDLGGPLLKDKLWFYVGVAPSFNRIQVDRQLSSYELCSEVDPANGCTAVGARRKDPTTGFSQVSPIEGSRTTRFADERSVQYLGKLTYNFNPDHSLSVSVFGTPRSSGGSGKYSFSDDGEPEVCTSLSCTSFVQGSYESIATRRSNSAMDIVAKQASSFFDKKLLVDATLGWHHQADSILPSDGSDLGSGVGLDAKPRISWTRNKNPGYHTINEFESLPSADACGTTPEEQRLRCPVTGYSTGGPGTISVQRLDRVQGKVMGTYLLEALGHHILKAGADIERMSFYNNRARTGFTHWQECTGGDCFFTLNQYGYLAAPDLPVFLPNKEGTSTSTTVGGFLQDSWSVMDKVTVNVGLRYDVQTIYGLDGEVGLHLPNQWSPRLGVIYDPTQSGRAKLFANYARFFENVPLDMADLSFPQQQLLSATYDSPPCHPSREDSLLGDCTQNANRQPIGNRESPNQLWDAQGGDRVPVDPQIRAQSADEFVVGGEYELFTASRLGATYTRRYLNDVIEDMSRDDGSTFFLGNPGKGYSTDFPVARREYDAVNLYFQRAFTNGWLAQASYTWANLRGNYSGLFRADTGQLSPNLTRDFDLVSLTVNREGQLPGDRTHSFKVFAAKELVLGPSTSINVGGNYRARSGTPLNYLGAHPRRSGSETFILPRGSAGRLPWVHGVDGHVGLNQRLVKDYVLTVSLDVFNLFNFQQYTDVDQTFTTTRVYAIEQGGKPDDLTACLRENNPNCKVISTATGLPIGVQDINPNFKRPTAYQAPRSIRLGAKLSF